Below is a genomic region from Parageobacillus toebii NBRC 107807.
AACAGTTCTTTTGCCACCCCTTGACCGACGATGCGCTGCAGGCGCTGCGTCCCCCCGCCGCCTGGGATAATGCCGAGGTTGACTTCTGGAAAAGCAAACTTGGCTTTATCGGAACAAATGCGCAAATCGCACACAAGCGCCAATTCACATCCCCCACCAAGCGCAAGTCCATTAATGGCAGCGATGACTGGTTTGGAAGCGTTTTCTATTTTTGAAAAAGCGGCCCGTGAAATTCTGTTCATTTCCATCATTCCCGCTAAATCCAAGTCCAGCATTTCATGAATATCGGCCCCGGCTACAAACGCTTTTTCCCCTTTTCCGGTAATCACAATGGCACTGACATTGCGGTTTGCTTCCAACTCATCGATGAGAGCGTATAACTCATGAAACACTTTTGTATTCAATGGGTTTAACGGAGGGCGGTTAATGTATACGACCGCCACTTGATTTTCCACTTCATATTGTAAAAATTCGTAGTTCACGATAACTCCCTCCAAAAATTAGCTAATGTTTGTTCAACACGAATGATCAACGATGATGGCCATGCCTGCTTCTGATGGCAATGTTTATCGGGCATCGTCATAGTCATAAAAGCCGGCTCCCGTTTTTCTGCCTAGCCTTCCTGCCCGAACAAGTTGTCTCAGCAGCAAGGGGGCAGCAAACCGGTCGTCCTTAAATTCTTGATAAAAATAATCCATGACGTGAAGGCCGATATCGACTCCGGCAAAATCTTGCAGCGTAAACGGCCCCATCGGATAGTTCAAACCGAGTGTCACTGCTTTATCAATATCTTCCATCGAGGCAACTCCTTCTTCAACTAGGCGAATCGCTTCGATAAATTGCGGAATCATAATGCGGTTCACAATAAAACCTGGGGAGTCTTTCTTGACTTCGACCGGCTCTTTTTTCAGTTTTCGGGCGAGTTCTTTCGCTTGTTCGACCGTTTCATCGCTCGTTTTATATCCTCGAACAACTTCAACGAGTTT
It encodes:
- a CDS encoding enoyl-CoA hydratase/isomerase family protein — encoded protein: MNYEFLQYEVENQVAVVYINRPPLNPLNTKVFHELYALIDELEANRNVSAIVITGKGEKAFVAGADIHEMLDLDLAGMMEMNRISRAAFSKIENASKPVIAAINGLALGGGCELALVCDLRICSDKAKFAFPEVNLGIIPGGGGTQRLQRIVGQGVAKELLYFGEMIDAQRALDIHLVNKVVPSDQLLPTAKEWAGKLAKKPAIAMRMLKEAVNTGANVDLQSGLMVENACFGNAFATEDRKEGMRAFAEKRKPVFSGK